The following nucleotide sequence is from Amia ocellicauda isolate fAmiCal2 chromosome 2, fAmiCal2.hap1, whole genome shotgun sequence.
gcccacttgtGTCTGTCACTAGCTACACAGGGAAAGGTAATCAATGAATGTCCACTTTCTTATTTGTTGGGAATATTGAAGGTTAACATGGGCTGGGTCATTCAGTATTACAATAATCTCAGGCTTATATCCCTTCAGAGAGGTGGTAGTGCTTCTAAAGCTTACTCACACACTTTAAATGCAATAATATTCCACCTTTTGTTGCCGTCTGAGTTTGCAATCAGGAAACTTTGAATTAGGACCTCATGTTTAGAATCTCCTACACAATTACTGCAAACAAATAAAGCTAACCAAATGCTGATAgaatacatttagattttccaAGAAAATGTGAATATTCTCAAATGCATAAGCATTCTGCCACGTTGCTACAGCAACCCTGCATAACTTCAGGGGTAAAAGATTAGTTTCTGAGGTTACTAAATTAGTGTTAtgttttctgtctctgtgtaatTAATGTGGTGTAACTTGACTTAAATTAATATGTTTCTTTAAGTTCCTGCATTTAAATATTGAAGTCACAACTCACATAGTGATACGACAAAAGCAATCATTAAGACCACAGAGttttcaaaacaagtcaggggAAAGAGTAGTAGAAAAGCACAGATCAGGAGAATGTTACAAGGAGATTTCAAAGTCACTGAATACTGTGAAGaccattattaagaagtggacaGTGCTTCATCCCACCCAGTGTGATGGGCGCCAGTGTTCATACAAACAATATCCCAGTGCCTGCAATCCAATAGAACATGTATGGCGAGACTTAAAGATTGCAGTCCATCAACCATCCCCAACGCATTTGCCAGAACTGAAGCAATTTTGCGAGGAAGaatggccaaaaaaaaaaaaatcaccacaCTATGCAAAGTTGCTAGAAACCTATGCAAGAAGTCTCACAGCAGTACATGCTGCCAAAGGTGTTTACACCAAGTACTTAGTAATTAGGAGGCTGAATATTTATACAATCAGTActtcaatttgaatattttctgCAGATTATGCTGCAATTTAACCATCTTAATATAAGTGTTAGGTTTGAGTTTTGAATAAAACAAAGTTCACTGAAACAATGTATTAacattatttgtaattcataAAAATGTGAACGTTTGACGTGGGGTGCATACATCTGAAAGGCACTGTAACTGGGCTATGATACATGTTTTAACTGAGTTAAATTGCAAGGATGACCAGGAGTGAATACAGAGGAGCGTGGATAACAGTTTCTAAAGCATAGTATTACTATTGGCAAAAATACAAGAGACAACTATATTAAATCTATTAAATACAACAAACACAGgtatatacatttttgcaatACAATACCAACAATGCTAAATCAGACCTAGCAAGATTTTGTACAGTGGTCTCCTTTAAAAAGATTAATATACAATCTAAAATGTTTCTCTAGCACGtccaagtttttaattttttgtatacattaaaatataagaCTTTAATCTTCAAGGCAAGCAACCTCCATTGCATATTCACCATGTATTAATTTACCAATATTGTGGTGTAAATATACCTTAATCCATACCAAAAACAAATTCTTAAAGGAAAAGCACTCTTAACCTGAACTCTTACCTTTAAGTTCCTGCCACGGATGCGATCCAGATCCAGAATCATATCCAAATCACAGCCAAGCTTCCCAAAACCATTTACTGTGGAGCCAAATGGCATTATGGAGCATTCTGGGAAATATGCTGCTGCAATGTCTTTCAGTAAAGAACAAACCAAGAAACGCAGACGGATGTTTTCATCTGTTAACTGGTAGACATTCATAAGAGTGTGTAATTGTTGGTCTATCTGAGAAAAGAGGGGTCggaggagaaaatacaaaatcaaaatacaaaatagatgAGTCCTAGTTAATATTTTGTATAGATTAAGCATGCATTTCCTAAAATATGAACTAATGTTGTTTACCACttcatagtaaaaaaaaaaaggtaaattcTTACGCTGTCTACTTTTGAAATTTTCTGAATAAGCTCATTGATGGGAATGGAAGACTGTTTTAGGCACTGGACAGCTGGCTGGGAATTGGTCTGGTTAGCAGGATTATTCAGCCTCAACGAAACCAGTCGAGATTTGAAAGGCACAGTTGCCTCATTCTGGAAACTCGGGATGCCGATTCCATCATGAAGTGAGGCGACACTTTCTTTCTTGGAAAATTCCACCACGGCATATACACCCTGTAAGagaatatgaagaaaaaaacaatttgatgcatttgtacattttcatttttacttcCAGTAAAGACAAATGTGTACATATAAAATACTACCAATACCCAGTAAAATGTCAGACTTAGTAcaaataatatgaaaacaatttTAGACAGTTCACATACTGTACACGGTAgtttaaataatgaatgctTAGAAATACTACGAATTACACAGATGTGAATGAATGATGTTGCACTAATCATTCATGATAAGCACACATGAATAAATAGTTCCTTAATTAATGTGTCCAATTGTATCTTGTCACTTGTAATTCTATGCACTATGACATAATGACGATGTTGTCGGTACTTACAAAGCTTTCATAGAAGAAACAGGTATTGATTTCTCCATGTCTTGacaggtatttaaaaaaaatattctcaTTGATTTTGGGGGGACAACTTATAAGAACAGATCTCTCAGACTGCGCTTGTCTTTCCTCCAGCAGTGTGTAAAATGATTTTCTTTCATCAATGGCTTCTaggtgtaaaaaaacaaacaaaaacaatggtaTTTTAATGTCTGGAAGATCAATTAATTATCCTACACAAACCAATTTCCTGTTTTGCAAATTAATTAAGCAGGCCCAAGCACTGACAATAATTTAGATTTTACATGTTAATTGCTACAATTAAGCAATACAAAGTTGCTATAAAAATGTGATGTACTGTGACATTTTAAGACGTAATCCTTTGCGTTAAcagatacttaaataaatgaaccAGGATAACCACATGGTCACTGTGGTCTAACCAATCCATAAGTCTGACGCAATTACTTCCAGACTGCTTTGGAGAAATGCGATATGACCCGCTGGACAGTCAGTTGCAATGAAACGTCACGATTGTCTGATGGagagtgttttgtttgtctgtatGGAAGCCTTTTCAGTTTTCTCTCCCGGTGTTTTTATTGTGCCGTATTCGCATATTTAGTTCACCATACCAGATTCGTCACTCCTGTGTGTTGCTTCGCTTTTTAGCGCAACACTGCTCGTACTAGTGCTGCTCCGAAACCTCAGGTTTGACTTCTCTATGCTTCTTAACGGACCCCTCCGTCCTCTCAAATATAACCTGCACATCCACAAGGAGGCCGCCATTGCTGCGCTAGGCATGCAAAGTAATGCGCATGCCCAAAGCTAGCTGACTACGGCAAGTCGGATGTACAATAAGAGTTCGTCGACAAGAAATGGGAAACGCCTTCGGATCATGTTGATAAAATAATCCTGCATAGGTACCGGGGATCTAACATGTAAATGTTCAACTTACTCTACCTAcacatttgtcatttttatatctgatatttgatttaatacagaATGTCATACAATCAAAGTTATTGAAGGCAAGTACGTGGTTTTGAAGAAGAAGCTAGATTTCTCATTCATGGTCTGACTCAGAAACTGGGATATGAGGTTTTGCACAGATTCTCAGTAGGTTGGTGTCATGTGTCAAGGTGAGTGCGTCACAGAACAAAGATGCTTAACACATGAAAAAGGAAATGTTCCCATCATTGCTTTAAATCAAATGAATAATTACACCAATGGCATGAATGCTGACTGCTCTCTTTGTGAGGAGTAAGTGTTTGCTATTATTGGATATTGAAGTTTTCAGTGTCAGTGTATAATCTATATTAAGATGACAACTTCAACATCCCTTCAACAGTATAACAAGGAATCTGATTGACATTATTTCCCAAATTGTCAAATGTACTAtctattaatatttgtattttataatgaCACCCTTTTCCATGGCGActtttgttacaatatatctaattattttaacatataGTTACCCAtctatacagctgggtttttctTGAGTGATctgggtaaagtaccttgcttaaGGGTACACGATATCTATTGCATATCTTAAAAGTCAGCGAAATTGTATCTGTCCATTCAAGTTAATTGATTTTGTATAAATGTTAATGTAGATTAAGAGGGTATTTTGTATACACCCTTATAAATGTTTACTGCAGTATGCCATGGTAAAATgcacagtaaagtgcaggaATTGAAAGTAATGTAGCACATGCATATGCACAGTAAACcatgtacatgtatgtatggtATAATGGTTATACATTTATGGTATTACAATGGGGAAACAGtgaaataaatactgtattaaaCTCTAGTAGGGGTAGAATATATtttagttattgtttttttattattttaatttatgaatatatgttatatagtctgaattcaaatgtatacaaatatggtttattcAAAGGCATATCAACAtatatgtacatgtgttttATTCTATACTACAGATAATTATGTAACATACAAAGTTTATAATAACTAATAGACGTGTGCAGaaatgttacacacacacacccaccccaaTGGAAAGTTATGCCTGGTAGTGGGTTAGATGGTAGGCCTTGTTACAAAGTACATTTGTCAAATCAAATAAGACCAATTTATATGTGCATTAAAATGTTAACATATACTAATACATAAATGAACACATGATTCACTTATGTATTGAATCGATAATGACCGTGAAGCATAAATAAACGTTCCATATAAGCAAAGCACATGGGtttctttcaaatgtatgtATCCACATTAGATCAAACGAAACGGAAAATGTCTCAACGCAAGTCTGGTGGAGATCTCACCGCGGGGGGGGGTCTCTCCGAGATAATAGAGCTTGCGAAACCAGTGACGTAATGGCGAACCTACGATGAGGGGGGAGGGGGACCTTAACATGTACGTGCACTATTGGAAAAACTATTATTGTGACGTTTAACGATATTAAATTGCATGTGATCAATGTATTTAACTGCTAATATGTGCATTTGCTacgaaacaaacacacatatagagTCTTAAGCATCagtgagaaaataataataataatattaataataatagtcagcTAAACGTGTTTCTCGTGTGGAGAACTGCGGATAAACAGGATTTCGAGAGGTCTTTTCACAGGGTTATAACATCAGTGTAGATGGCAACTTTATTGCATGTCCCCAACTACAGTAACGTTGCAGTGGAGTAGACTACTCAAACCACTGTACTTCCTCTGTGTCTACACTTCCCCTCCGCTTCTCACGCCGTGACGCAGGGATGCGCCGATATTAGCTGCGGGGCGGAGAGGCGCCCCAGCAATGCGGGCTGGGATGCTACTGTACAAAACTAGCTGAAAGTAAGATGTGTAttattcttgttcttgttgatgtGTTTCATGAATGATGTGATGTTTATGTAAATACATCTATATGTGTGTAGGGAAATCCTTATTATTTATGACATCATTCTTGGTAAACATTGCAGATACTGATGTTTTTATGTCTCTGTAGTTCATCTTGTATGTCTCATCCGGGCAGTGCAGGCAGGTTTTGCGCCGTGTGGCAGTGTTTTATATCAAGTATATTGGCTACAGTTGCTTGTCAGCAGTCAATAGGTTTCGGTTGTTATTGTGTTTGTTAGTATCGGTTGAGTTGCTGGATACATAATAACAAAGGGGAACAAACGGATACAGGGATGTCCGTAGACTCATCAAAGCTGCTTTTATAAAGATTcgttaaaaggaaaacaaatgttttattttctcgcATACTAGTTATGTATTATGTTGAATAACGGTTGCTGATCTGGTGCTGAATTATGGGCGAATTGGTTAAAAGGCGTGTTTGGGTGGGTGGTCTAGGGGCTTCCCTATACTACAAGCCAAGTCTGAGAAATCCCCCTTTGAAACGAAACGCAGGACACATTTGATCCTGTTAGCCCTCCAACATGCACAGCAGCTCAGTGGCTCGGTCAGCCAGGCAGTGTTTAAAGTATGACATCCTTCCCCAGCCAGACCCCCGCTAACCCGACCGCCCCTCGCCAATGTTTCATTTCAGGAGCTGTGAAGGACAGGCAGCACCATGGAGtacatgaatgaaaatgtggGGATACAACTTCTGCTGATGCGCATGAAACTGGAGAGCTGCATTGGGGCATATGACATTGAAGAAGTAGATTTATCTGAAGGAAGCCTCACCCAGGACGAAATGGACGAAAATGAAGAAATTACAGACTCTTTAGTGCTGGATGAAAGTAAGCACGGTCTTCTGCACGACAGGGTCGGTTATGGATCTGTGAATGAGCTGCTCTCTTTTGCTAATGTGGTGTCAGACGATCCACAAGTTTTGCACAAACACCAGTTGCAAGAAATTGGCGTTCTGTTAAACAAGGTGAGCTGGTACATTCTGATGCTAATtaataagaacaataataattatgttttatttacagaTTAGGAAAGctgcatgtttatttaattcctGTTGTATCACTAGCTATACTCGTGGTTCTGGAAAAATCACACAATACTAAATAAATCAAGTAAAAAAAGGGGATTGTTAATGGTCTAAATTAAATTCCTGCCAGACTTAAACAACCCTGCACAACAATATTACTAGCTCAGATTTCTCATTGGGGttatcttttcttttaatactGAACGCAAGCAGGTGTGGGTAGGTTGGCATGTAGGTTGGAATTTCTAGTTAAGCAGGTCTGGATTAGGCGGTTGGAAAGGTTAAGTGAATAATGCCTTATAGTGTTCACTAAAAACGTAGCCTCTTTCTATTAAGAAACCATTGTTTTAAAggttaaagattaaagattttGACTAACAGCTGGTGCTAGGAAAATATATGAATCtgaagcaaaacattttttttgaatGGATACATTTCTGatgagataataataataatcttcttTTATATGTTGTGTAGCAATGCCAGAAGATGCATTATATTAAAGCTGTGTGTATGCCTCCACTGAATAAGTTGGATCCTCACTTTAGATAATGTTTCTGTGCAGAAGGATATGCTGGTACGAGATGGACGTTATCGCATCGGCTTGGACGTGTTTCTGTTCCCATGGAAGTACACCTACAGCAACCCTGGCTCGGGTCATGTTCCTAAAGGGTCTTTTGGCAAAGTACACCTGGCTCAGGACACAGAAACCAGAAAACGAATGGCATGTAAACTTGTAAGTAAAGTTTCTCTCAGACAGGGGCATGTGCAAGACAGGTGTGCTGGAAAagagagttttttttgttttataatgcatTGCAAAAACAGTATAGACAGTTTGGGCAGCTAGAAAGTTACACCAAGtttgatatttaattattaaactgAGTGATATCTACAGATCAGTTTCAGTTAGCAGTTCCATATAAATCAAGGCATGTTAGACAAATGTTGGCAGCTACCAAACAGAATCTATAAATATTATTAGTGACTtggttctgtttgtttgtttacggCTGTTTCATTTCAGCACTTGCTATTAGAGGTCTGGCTTTATATAGTAATTGTCCAAAGTTGAAATTAATATCAGTGTCGATTTCGTGTTGGAGTAATAATAACAGATGTTCGAGAAGATTGCACTCCAGCAAATACTGCAAATATATGAGTTTATGCAAAAAGGGGAAGCAGTCTCTTcctgtattattttaaagaaaagggtatgtttttatgttgtttagaaaaatgctttttgtttttcgaTATCCATTTCTAGGGCCTTTTTTTATAGTGCAATTtcctaaaattattatttaaagtgaGCACCACCACTTAATTTTATGTTGTactcttatgttgtaagtcgccctggataagggtgtctgccaagacataaaaataataataataataataataataataataatttgaatcatTATCACTTCTgtcttaaacataaaaaaatatgtatgtgcatatataaatatatatataatttaaatagtttGAAGTCCATtagaattaaacaattaatgcTTGAAAGAGAAATCCATATAGCTCAttctgaaatatttgtattataattttgtatGTTTCTGTGTTGTGGAACATATTTAGATTGTTAGTAAACACATTGCTTAGCtattaacaaaaaacattatttaatgtCTTCCAAAACATACTAAATGCAGAGGTATTTCCCACAGTGAAAGAGTGGTCAAGGAAAACCCCTCCTTACCAGGAGGTTCAGTCCCCAGTTTTGCCATTTGTGCAATGTTATGAAAAAAGTTTTTTTGATCATTTGATCCATAATTAGctcaatcattaaaaaaatgcgTAGGTTATTTAGGATAAAAGcctacagtacattaatactAATACTCCTTCTATTACAACTAAAGCTCCTACTACTTCTAATAAAActactgctaataaataatacgtATATCTATGTATAGCAGCATTTAgtatttatttcagtatttaGGCCTATTCTTTGTTCCTATGCCTGACCTAATTTCTATTTAGAGTTAGCTTTAGTTTCCACTGGGCTGGTTTAGcaggtatacactcacctaaaagattattaggaacaccatactaatactgtgtttgaccccctttcgccttcagaactgccttaattctacgtggcattgattcaacaaggtgctgaaagcattctttagaaatgttggcccatattgataggatagtatcttgcagttgatggagatttgtgggatgcacatccagggcacgaagctcccgttccaccacatcccaaagatgctctattgggttgagatctggtgactgtgggggccagtttagtacagtgaactcattgccatgttcaagaaaccaatttgaaatgattcgacctttgtgacatggtgcattatcctgctggaagtagccatcagaggatgggtacatggtggtcataaagggatggacatggtcagaaacaatgctcaggtaggccgtggcatttaaacgatgcccaattggcactaaggggcctaaagtgtgccaagaaaacatcccccacaccattacaccaccaccaccagcctgcacagtggtaacaaggcatgatggatccatgttctcattctgtttacgccaaattctgactctaccatctgaatgtctcaacagaaatcgagactcatcagaccaggcaacatttttccagtcttcaactgtccaattttggtgagcttgtgcaaattatagcctctttttcctatttgtagtggagatgagtggtacccggtggggtcttctgctgttgtagcccatccgcctcaaggttgtatgtgttgtggcttcacaaatgctttgctgcatacctcggttgtaacgagtggttatttcagtcaaagttgctcttctatcagcttgaatcagtcggcccattctcctctgacctctagcatcaacgaggcattttcgcccacaggactgccgcatactggatgtttttcccttttcacaccattctttgtaaaccctagaaatggttgtgcgtgaaaatcccagtaactgagcagattgtgaaatactcagaccggcccgtctggcaccaactaccatgccacgctcaaaattgcttaaatcacctttctttcccattcagacattcagtttggagttcaggagattgtcttgaccaggaccacagccctaaatgcattgaagcaactgccatgtgattggttggttagataattgcattaatgagaaattgaacaggtgttcctaataatcctttaggtgagtgtagattatGAGAATGATCAATGAAAAATGACCACTGAACACAAACACTGAGACCATCTAAAATCTAAAGACGTTTTCAGCCTGAAGAAGGTCAGGATTTGGAAATAACCCTAATGCCTGAGATCCTTTCAAATGAACTCTTTTCACATTAGAATAGAAACTGAAAGCTATACTTCAATCATTCTGGAAACTTAACAGAAACTCCCTTTTAATGAACAGTGCCTGTTTATCTGATTTCATATATCAATTCCATTGTAGGCATAGAGAGAAATGCCCATTCTAATAATGCAttaggttttatgtaattgcATAACTGAAGTACAATTAATGAAGTACTGTACAAATCTTCAGTATTAACAAAGGTGTTTTGGATATAATTCAATAAATCTGCTTATTTTTCACAGCTTCTAAAATAATTCCTGCACTTAAAGGACAATGAGGTAGTGAATAAGAGAAACTTGTCAATAGATAAGTCTTAAATCTAATTAAATCAACTGCCCAGAATAAAGCAGACATGAGTTGTGGTTTTCTTGAGTTTGATTCCTTACACAACGGATTAGTGTATACCTGATTGGGATAGCAATGttttgattaataaaaaaaaaaggcacttAAAATTCAGTACAATAAATACCTCCAAAGATTAATTAAATCATAGTAGGAAAGAATGGGAATCTTTTGTTTCAGCCAGTCAGTGTTATTTTGTGATGGCTTAAACATTAATTTCTGTTTAACTATACAGTGCAAAAGTAACTGCATGTGTgcagtgcttcttttcattttcctttttgaTGTGATGAAAGTCTGAACAGGTGTACTTTCCAAAACTAAGAGAAAGAGGCATTGCGCATACACCACTTACTGGAAACTGAATGGGCTCAAAAGGGGAAGTTCAGCTCTGAAACTACAGTGCAGGAGCCTCCAGGCCTGACGAACACAAAAGGCAGTCAGAGCTTAGTGCAACAATAATGCACCACTTTCATCTTTGTTCAGGGGTTGCAATAATTCATTTTGCTCTCTTGTGTCTTCCAGATTCATGTCGAGCACTTCAAACCGGCTGACGTGGAAATCCAGGCGCGCTTCCGTCATGAGAACATCGCGGAGCTGTACGGGGCTTTGCTGTGGGACCAGACCATTTACCTGTTCATGGAGGCTGGAGAGGGGGGCTCTGTGCTCGAGAAGTTGGAGAGCTGTGGCCCAATGAGAGAATTTGAAATCATCTGGGTCACCAAGCAGGTGCTGAAAGCTCTGGAGTACCTTCATTCCCAGAATGTCATACACCACGACATCAAACGTAAGCTTTCCCATCAAGGCTGTAACTATTTTATATAAGTGCACCCTGTCAATAGAAAAACTGTATACGtttattaatgtaatgtaaaagtaGTACCCATTATTAGCTAAGAAGGAATCATGTGCACTACGTTATGTGTATTACATATATCATTGGGTGATGACGTGGACATTGATTAATTGTCTaagacatattttattttataatttttatgtTGTAGAATTTCTGAAATGGTCACACCCCAGCTCATGAAATTTCATCAGTTCAAATTCttgttgtatttattcatgCTCTTCAGGATTATATTGCATTTTCAGACCATTTTAAAACATCTGTAATAGAAGGGTGAAATATGCTGAGCTAAACTGGTACTTTCTAATCATGTGATGCTTTCTGTTGCATGAAATAATTTCTTGGTTAAGCAATCTATTTTCAAGGCTGTTTCAGCAGATGAGTATGCAAACAGAAATGTGGAATTTCCAAATTggatttaatacatttgaaaggaTTAGGACATTAATTAAAGTATGACTCTAGTATGCTTGTGGCTCACTCTTTGAACATGTGCATTATCTTTCTATGAACAGTGTTAAGGACatggtttgttttattaaaatgtctggtttaatatatttgtgtagACCTGTTGAATGTCACTAAAATACCTTACGAATATAAAAGCTGTAGATTTTACCTTTTTCTTGATTCCCTCACAGCCAGCAACATTGTCTTGATGTCAACCAAAGCTGTTCTGGTGGATTTTGGATTGGCTGTGCAAATGACAGAAGATGTGTACAAACCAAGAGATCTTCGAGGGACAGAAGTAAGAAG
It contains:
- the map3k8 gene encoding mitogen-activated protein kinase kinase kinase 8 — protein: MEYMNENVGIQLLLMRMKLESCIGAYDIEEVDLSEGSLTQDEMDENEEITDSLVLDESKHGLLHDRVGYGSVNELLSFANVVSDDPQVLHKHQLQEIGVLLNKKDMLVRDGRYRIGLDVFLFPWKYTYSNPGSGHVPKGSFGKVHLAQDTETRKRMACKLIHVEHFKPADVEIQARFRHENIAELYGALLWDQTIYLFMEAGEGGSVLEKLESCGPMREFEIIWVTKQVLKALEYLHSQNVIHHDIKPSNIVLMSTKAVLVDFGLAVQMTEDVYKPRDLRGTEMYMSPEVVLCRGHTTKADIYSLGTTVIHMQTGSPPWVKRYPRSAYPSYLYIIHKQAPPLEDIAEDCSPAMRRFLVGALERNPAQRHSAAELLRDEAINPPREDQPRCWSLDSAMCEGTHPMLRQHSQLPDTTQDSSLYSNEDSVPQKRQGSLYIDLGALAGYYNIVRGPPASEYG